In Penicillium psychrofluorescens genome assembly, chromosome: 5, a single window of DNA contains:
- a CDS encoding uncharacterized protein (ID:PFLUO_008352-T1.cds;~source:funannotate), whose product MAPVIFIVPGLWEGPAAFQPLKKVLENAGLSVHTTRLISTGTTAADGLTVKDDTAAISRDLAATVKIAGSDGVVVFLHSAGGFLCSAAMRGLTATSMHAAGKRGGVKRIIFMSCAFGPEGFETKPTSTMQFFQNNSYFTCVDPRNLLFNDMTDSEATEWITKLQHQPARWDGVTTYCGWRDVPSLYIILDKDKGILPEVQEQMARLAASKIVRLDAGHMAQLTKTIEVAQIIIDVTTELR is encoded by the exons ATGGCGCCAGTGATTTTCATCGTTCCTGGTTTGTGGGAAGGCCCGGCAGCCTTTCAACCGCTCAAGAAAGTACTCGAGAATGCTGGCTTATCTGTTCATACCACGAGGCTTATTAGCACTGGCACAACAGCCGCCGACGGCCTCACAGTGAAAGATGACACCGCTGCTATTTCCCGAGACCTTGCTGCTACCGTCAAGATAGCTGGGTCagatggtgttgttgttttcCTGCATTCCGCAGGTGGTTTTCTTTGTAGTGCGGCTATGCGAGGCCTTACAGCCACCTCAATGCATGCTGCCGGCAAGAGGGGTGGTGTCAAACGCATCATTTTCATGTCATGTGCTTTTGGGCCGGAAGGATTCGAGACGAagccaacatcaacaatgcAATTCTTC CAGAACAATAGCTACTTCACGTGTGTTGATCCCCGAAATCTTCTTTTCAACGATATGACCGATTCAGAGGCTACGGAATGGATCACTAAGTTGCAGCATCAGCCAGCTAGATGGGATGGAGTCACAACATACTGCGGGTGGCGCGATGTTCCTAGCCTTTATATTATCCTCGATAAAGACAAGGGAATCCTGCCTGAGGTCCAAGAGCAGATGGCGAGATTAGCTGCCAGCAAGATTGTCCGTTTAGATGCAGGGCACATGGCCCAGTTGACGAAGACAATCGAAGTTGCCCAAATTATTATAGACGTCACCACGGAATTACGGTAA
- a CDS encoding uncharacterized protein (ID:PFLUO_008353-T1.cds;~source:funannotate), producing the protein MAKSLLLFVSTLPFIAASFVHPGALHTADDFTRITNYVNAKTTPWYTDWELLLNSTYAQSTYTSQAVSAIYRGSDGVHAENYQLLYEDAAAMYQLAIRWKISGDSTYGDAAVSILNSWGSTLEVIGGDPDQWLANGIYGYQLANAAEVMRDYSGWSSSDITTFQNMMEDVFAAQNEFFLRTHNGSADIPYANWDLCNMASMLAIGILNDNSTKFDFVTDYFYDGWGHGAVGNGTNFIIANYTESGSTKILSQGQEAGRDQGHATLDFTLAGVLAQQAYNQGTDLFAAVGNAFLNGAEYCSKYNVGDDVPYTSYDSAEGLQSVISSDSRGDARPGYELLYAHYNDLKGLNASWTGEYRDYVNANITASVEGGGGNYGPDSGGFDGLGFGTLLYRLTA; encoded by the exons ATGGCCAAGTCCCTCCTGTTATTCGTATCTACGCTCCCATTCATAGCGGCTTCTTTTGTCCATCCCGGCGCGTTACACACCGCCGATGACTTTACACGCATTACAAACTATGTGAATGCAAAAACAACTCCCTGGTACACAGACTGGGAGCTCTTGTTAAATAGCACGTATGCTCAAAGCACCTATACGTCGCAAGCTGTTTCGGCAATTTATAGGGGCTCTGACGGCGTTCATGCCGAAAATTACCAACTGCTCTATGAGGATGCTGCAGCCATGTACCAGCTTGCGATTCGCTGGAAGATCTCCGGAGATTCAACCTATGGTGATGCTGCAGTGAGCATACTCAACTCGTGGGGGTCGACATTGGAAGTTATTGGAGGGGATCCAGATCAATGGTTGGCAAATGGTATTTACGGCTACCAACTTGCCAACGCTGCCGAAGTAATGCGAGATTACTCCGGCTGGTCCTCATCGGATATCACGACCTTTCAAAATATGATGGAGGATGTTTTTGCAGCGCAGAATGAGTTTTTTCTTAGAACTCATAATGGGTCCGCAGATATCCCTTACGCCAACTGGGATTTATGCAACATGGCCTCGATGTTAGCCATTGGCATTCTGAATGACAATTCAACTAAATTCGATTTTGTAACGGACTACTTCTACGATGGATGGGGCCACGGAGCAGTCGGAAATGGCACCAACTTCATCATAGCCAATTATACCGAGTCGGGTTCGACTAAGATCTTGTCTCAAGGTCAGGAGGCTGGCCGTGACCAGGGCCATGCCACTCTGGATTTCACTCTCGCGGGAGTCCTGGCCCAACAGGCATACAACCAGGGTACCGACCTCTTCGCTGCTGTTGGCAATGCTTTTCTCAATGG AGCTGAGTACTGCTCCAAATATAATGTCGGAGACGACGTTCCATATACTTCTTATGATAGTGCCGAGGGTCTTCAGAGTGTCATCTCCAGCGACTCACGTGGTGACGCTCGTCCGGGATATGAGCTTTTATATGCCCATTACAATGACCTGAAAGGGCTCAATGCGTCGTGGACTGGAGAGTACCGAGATTACGTGAACGCTAATATCACTGCAAGCGTTGAAGGAGGTGGGGGCAATTATGGCCCCGACAGTGGTGGATTTGACGGACTCGGCTTCGGGACACTGTTGTACAGGTTGACAGCATGA
- a CDS encoding uncharacterized protein (ID:PFLUO_008354-T1.cds;~source:funannotate): MSQPEEAKHDLAALDEFEGLVLADVTPKLEKWWFQYPHLLKLNLLLLCAFLAQFTCGFDGSMLNGMQSLPSWKAAFGNPEGAKLGTMVNAINIGVLVSVTFSSQLCEILGRKKPITIGTALITIGSALQAGAQSLGMFIAGRIIIGLGTGLVAVAAPQLMTEVAYPTHRGKIVSLYMTQWVVGYLIAAWTTFGTFKMDSSWSWRLPSLLQGVPSILQLVLSIFVPESPRWLVFKDRHEEATNVLAKYHAGGDHNSQLIRFEMLEIQATLEEEKKQKAIQWKEFIRTQGNRKRLWILLFIGYAAQLSGLGLTGYYLAKILDSIGITDPETQLLINAIAAIWQLCCSVFFAMLIDRFGRRGSITFGMTVMLLVFIIWTICSALNEQRNFTDHPLELAVVAMIFLFQVGYQPFAIATVPYVVECSLFSLRSKTAMIFQFCGYTASFFTSYVNPVAMDSIGWRYYIVACAILGFECAFAWWYLPETKGKGLEEIGEIFDGDELLTGTQAITKHYKEQHATDNLRERKTFAEHVEVTNND, encoded by the exons ATGTCACAACCTGAGGAGGCGAAACATGATCTGGCCGCCCTCGATGAGTTCGAGGGCCTTGTCCTGGCAGACGTTACCCCTAAACTCGAAAAGTGGTGGTTTCAGTATCCACACCTGCTCAAGCTGAATCTGCTGTTACTTTGCGCCTTCTTGGCTCAGTTTACCTGTGGGTTTGACGGTAGCATGTTGAACGGCATGCAGTCCTTGCCTTCGTGGAAAGCTGCGTTTGGTAACCCG GAAGGTGCTAAGCTGGGCACTATGGTCAATGCTATCAACATTGGTGTGCTGGTTTCCGTTACCTTCTCCTCCCAGTTGTGCGAGATCCTCGGACGCAAGAAACCCATCACAATCGGTACAGCTTTAATTACTATTGGCTCTGCTCTTCAGGCTGGTGCCCAAAGCTTGGGCATGTTCATTGCCGGCCGCATTATTATCGGTTTGGGTACCGGCCTCGTGGCCGTCGCTGCTCCCCAGCTGATGACGGAGGTCGCGTATCCAACCCATCGTGGAAAGATTGTTTCTCTATATATGACACAGTGGGTTGTG GGCTACTTGATCGCAGCGTGGACTACATTCGGCACTTTCAAAATGGATTCCTCTTGGAGCTGGAGGTTACCCAGTCTCTTGCAGGGTGTTCCGTCAATCCTGCAGCTGGTGCTTAGTATCTTTGTACCGGAATCTCCTCGTTGGCTTGTTTTCAAGGACCGACATGAAGAGGCCACGAATGTACTCGCCAAATATCATGCGGGCGGCGATCATAATTCCCAACTGATTCGTTTCGAAATGCTTGAAATTCAGGCGACgttggaagaggaaaagaagcagaaggctATCCAGTGGAAAGAGTTTATCCGCACACAGGGAAATCGAAAGCGTCTCTGGATTTTGTTGTTTATTGGCTACGCTGCTCAGTTGTCCGGCCTTGGTCTGACCGGATACTACCTCGCCAAGATCCTTGATAGTATCGGCATCACAGATCCAGAGACTCAGCTGCTCATTAACGCTATAGCGGCTATCTGGCAGCTATGCTGCTCGGTATTCTTTGCTATGCTTATCGACCGTTTTGGCAGACGAGGATCGATCACCTTTGGTATGACTGTCATGCTTCTTGTGTTTATCATCTGGACAATTTGTTCGGCTCTTAATGAGCAGAGAAACTTCACGGATCACCCTCTCGAGCTGGCTGTTGTCGCTATGATTTTCCTGTTCCAAGTTGGCTACCAACCTTTTGCCATCGCCACCGTGCCTTATGTTGTGGAGtgttctctcttctctctccgGTCCAAAACAGCTATGATCTTCCAATTTTGCGGGTACACAGCCAGCTTTTTTACCAGTTATGTGAACCCTGTCGCCATGGACAGCATTGGCTGGCGCTACTACATAGTCGCCTGTGCCATTCTGGGTTTCGAATGCGCATTTGCGTGGTGGTATTTGCCAGAGACTAAGGGCAAGGGCCTTGAGGAAATCGGCGAAATTTTCGATGGCGACGAGCTCTTGACGGGTACCCAGGCAATCACCAAACATTATAAGGAACAGCATGCGACCGACAATCTTCGCGAGAGGAAGACTTTTGCAGAGCATGTCGAAGTTACCAACAACGACTGA
- a CDS encoding uncharacterized protein (ID:PFLUO_008355-T1.cds;~source:funannotate): MPTRSTHTPGGEPNGQEPPEKSKPDDEVPACQSCRKKKARCDRAQPCSQCVRFKVACVYDDRRMKPGLRAGAVDQLYRRIETLENMFLGQEMLWQQMWQSLHPNRPLPGPTDRPTDISDLAQRREQLKTSLLQPVSPTTQINGSSEPHKDAVDTEADLRAEKRRRIKDTTPSTLPIDIDGDISAILPVDVMTELVDLYYVNIHPWIPVLHVARFRERMQLPDERPRIACILHAIIAVCARFSQSAFLREEKTKSRIAEKSRQKVILDSTESFSVENLQALVIIAFETIGRGRGPSSWSIIGSMVGTVEQLQLSVEEDVLNRATNPGETLIRRMVFLNPSTSWSEAEERRRLFWTVFLMDRFCSVSTGWKISLTSADVKRRLPCEGALWEKEQEVRAPYFGISDSKDTAFSSSVVNSDRESMNGEDHDAIGAFAYNIEATESLALVTNFFLHHAFIVGDAEKAQRWLLKFKELDLRLIQ, from the exons ATGCCGACTAGATCCACCCATACCCCCGGCGGCGAGCCTAATGGCCAAGAGCCACCGGAAAAATCCAAGCCCGATGATGAGGTGCCCGCCTGCCAGTCCTGCCGCAAGAAAAAGGCCCGATGTGATCGCGCTCAGCCTTGCTCGCAATGTGTACGATTTAAGGTCGCTTGTGTATATGATGACCGTCGCATGAAGCCTGGCCTCCGCGCGGGCGCGGTTGACCAGCTCTACCGTCGCATCGAAACCCTTGAGAATATGTTTCTCGGCCAGGAGATGCTCTGGCAGCAGATGTGGCAATCGCTTCATCCTAACCGCCCTCTTCCTGGACCTACCGACCGGCCGACCGATATTTCCGATCTGGCTCAGCGACGTGAGCAACTAAAGACATCTCTACTTCAACCTGTGTCTCCAACAACGCAGATAAACGGGTCAAGTGAGCCCCATAAAGATGCCGTGGATACGGAAGCAGATCTACGTGCAGAAAAAAGACGACGGATAAAGGACACGACTCCATCTACCCTGCCAATTGACATTGACGGCGATATCTCGGCGATTTTGCCAGTAGATGTCATGACCGAGCTCGTAGACTTGTACTACGTGAACATCCATCCTTGGATACCTGTTCTACATGTCGCCAGATTCCGCGAGCGGATGCAATTGCCAGACGAACGCCCACGTATTGCTTGCATCCTTCATGCGATCATTGCGGTCTGCGCACGTTTCTCTCAGAGTGCATTTTTACGGGAGGAGAAGACGAAATCACGAATTGCGGAGAAGAGCCGACAAAAAGTTATACTTGATAGTACCGAGTCTTTCTCCGTCGAGAACCTGCAAGCCTTGGTCATTATTGCATTTGAAACT AttggccgcggccgcgggCCTTCATCATGGTCCATTATCGGAAGTATGGTTGGCACAGTGGAGCAACTCCAGTTGAGCGTCGAGGAAGATGTACTAAACCGTGCAACAAACCCCGGCGAGACACTCATTCGGCGCATGGTCTTTTTGAATCCCTCTACCTCTTGGAGCGAAGCCGAGGAGCGTCGTCGGCTCTTCTGGACCGTTTTCCTGATGGATAGGTTTTGTAGCGTATCAACGGGCTGGAAAATCAGCCTCACCAGCGCCGATGTGAAGCGTCGCCTGCCTTGTGAAGGTGCCCTTTGGGAGAAAGAGCAGGAAGTCCGTGCGCCGTACTTTGGGATCTCAGATTCGAAGGACACAGCATTTAGCAGTTCAGTTGTCAACAGCGACCGGGAGTCGATGAATGGCGAGGACCACGACGCTATCGGTGCCTTTGCATATAATATTGAAGCAACCGAGTCACTCGCATTAGTGACAaatttctttcttcatcatgctTTCATCGTTGGGGATGCCGAGAAAGCCCAAAGATGGCTGCTGAAATTTAAGGAGCTCGACTTGCGACTTATTCAGTAA